Proteins encoded within one genomic window of Salipaludibacillus agaradhaerens:
- a CDS encoding amidohydrolase, with translation MTKSNDLSTSYLHDYSKSLQPKLSKWRRYLHQHPELGWCEFLTSSYIKEALEPLKCDVYTGEAVTKSDQRLGLPTEEIRQFYYRLAEEKLGPSQFLEEIAQSHTGVVAQFETGKPGKHMAFRFDIDALPIQEVELKDHIPEKEGFRSNRQQTMHACAHDGHTAIGLGLAQFLDQHLDELTGTYTLLFQPSEEGLRGARSMVEKGWLDGVDLFLSGHIMEGELGTVTATTHGQLASTKYETTFHGRSAHAGANPDSGANAILAAAHATIGLHGISRHHAGDSRINVGQISGGQGKNIIADYAKIGFETRGSTTEVNSFISNEAHRIIEGAARMQNVTYETKKQGESISVPSNREWVGKVKQALTDSHIVTKIIDDGVVGGSEDATLMMKAVQDQGGLATYMLYHSPLAGLHHQPNFDYHENVLCVAVHTLMSLVVAEQRN, from the coding sequence ATGACAAAATCGAACGATTTAAGTACGTCTTATTTACATGATTATAGCAAATCCCTGCAACCTAAACTATCAAAATGGAGACGGTATTTACATCAACACCCTGAGTTAGGGTGGTGTGAATTTCTCACATCCTCTTACATTAAAGAAGCATTGGAGCCGTTGAAATGTGACGTGTATACAGGAGAGGCAGTGACAAAATCAGATCAGCGGTTAGGTTTACCTACAGAAGAGATTCGACAATTCTACTACCGGCTTGCAGAGGAGAAACTAGGTCCTTCTCAATTTTTAGAGGAGATCGCACAAAGCCATACAGGCGTTGTGGCCCAATTTGAGACGGGGAAGCCAGGTAAACATATGGCGTTTCGCTTTGATATTGATGCTCTTCCAATTCAAGAGGTTGAACTTAAAGATCATATCCCTGAAAAAGAAGGCTTTCGTTCTAATAGGCAACAGACGATGCATGCGTGTGCTCATGATGGTCATACGGCAATTGGTTTAGGGCTTGCACAATTTTTAGATCAACATTTAGACGAACTGACTGGGACGTATACATTATTGTTTCAGCCTTCAGAAGAGGGGTTGAGAGGTGCGCGGTCAATGGTGGAGAAAGGATGGCTAGATGGTGTCGATTTATTTTTGAGCGGGCATATTATGGAAGGAGAATTGGGAACTGTCACTGCTACCACACACGGCCAGCTCGCCTCAACAAAATACGAAACGACCTTTCACGGGCGCTCAGCCCATGCCGGTGCCAATCCAGATAGCGGGGCAAATGCTATACTAGCTGCAGCACACGCGACGATTGGATTGCATGGTATATCGAGACATCATGCAGGAGATAGTCGTATCAATGTTGGTCAAATAAGTGGAGGACAAGGGAAAAATATTATTGCAGACTATGCCAAAATAGGGTTTGAAACACGGGGAAGCACAACAGAGGTTAACAGCTTTATTAGTAACGAGGCGCATCGTATTATTGAAGGAGCGGCTCGTATGCAAAATGTGACGTATGAGACAAAGAAGCAGGGAGAAAGTATATCTGTTCCTTCTAATCGTGAGTGGGTTGGCAAGGTTAAACAGGCACTGACAGACAGTCATATCGTCACAAAGATAATAGATGACGGTGTGGTAGGGGGATCTGAAGATGCTACTCTGATGATGAAGGCTGTGCAGGATCAAGGGGGATTAGCCACCTATATGCTCTATCATTCCCCATTGGCCGGTTTACATCATCAACCTAACTTTGATTATCATGAAAATGTTCTATGTGTAGCTGTGCATACGCTCATGTCTTTAGTTGTAGCAGAACAGAGAAATTAA